One genomic region from Haloterrigena gelatinilytica encodes:
- a CDS encoding DUF7839 domain-containing protein: protein MVDVLDNKRAATRFRILVQIAERQPAVSQGEIAEEVGVTSQAVSEYIRELVDDDLVEKEGRSRYRVTPEGVDWLFRTADDIRRFADHVTGDVLDAMSEAAYLATDDIAEGDTVTLFVEDGLLHAKPGDEGPATGVATTDAEAGTDVGVTSFEGVMDLEPGSVTVLQVPAVRSGGSRAVDADFVAERCEAADLVVAAGVEAVVACRQAGADPAVPFAAGETAAEGAERGLEVTAIVTTDEVGRVTDTLRDADVTYEVLEG, encoded by the coding sequence ATGGTCGACGTCCTCGACAACAAGCGGGCCGCGACGCGGTTTCGGATCCTCGTCCAGATCGCCGAGCGCCAGCCCGCCGTCAGCCAGGGTGAGATCGCCGAGGAAGTCGGCGTGACGAGTCAGGCCGTCAGCGAGTACATCCGCGAACTCGTCGACGACGACCTCGTCGAGAAGGAAGGCCGCTCGCGGTACCGCGTCACGCCGGAAGGCGTCGACTGGCTGTTCCGGACCGCCGACGACATCCGCCGGTTCGCCGACCACGTGACCGGCGACGTCTTAGACGCGATGAGCGAGGCGGCCTACCTCGCGACCGACGATATCGCGGAGGGCGACACCGTGACGCTGTTCGTCGAGGACGGGCTGCTCCACGCGAAGCCCGGCGACGAGGGACCGGCGACCGGCGTCGCGACGACCGACGCCGAGGCGGGCACCGACGTCGGCGTCACGAGCTTCGAGGGCGTGATGGACTTAGAGCCGGGCTCGGTCACCGTCCTGCAGGTGCCCGCGGTCCGCAGCGGCGGGAGCCGGGCGGTCGACGCCGATTTCGTCGCCGAGCGCTGCGAGGCGGCCGATCTGGTCGTGGCCGCCGGCGTCGAAGCCGTCGTCGCCTGCCGACAGGCCGGCGCGGACCCCGCGGTACCGTTCGCGGCCGGCGAGACCGCCGCCGAGGGGGCCGAACGGGGCCTCGAGGTGACTGCGATCGTCACGACCGACGAGGTCGGCCGCGTCACCGACACGCTCCGGGACGCCGACGTCACCTACGAAGTCCTCGAGGGCTGA
- a CDS encoding enoyl-CoA hydratase/isomerase family protein yields the protein MESVGSGLAAIDWNGTRADVYLSRPDKRNAMTVPLMRDLITAFEAVDADEEVRAVTLLGEGPVFCAGMDLEMMRDRVEPDAEIDRDVFPEVLETIEEFRRPVVAGIKRAAPAGAFELTLPCDFRVIGREAKYGLLEVRLGTFPHAGGTQRLPRLVGLSKAKEIVLTGEFVDPEDAADMGLVHEVVDTEAVDERAKAFADDLCENAPLGLRNAKRALNAALELPLERGLEYERQLAYELDDTHDYREGFEARLEDREPEFRGE from the coding sequence ATGGAATCCGTCGGCAGCGGACTCGCGGCCATCGACTGGAACGGCACTCGAGCGGACGTTTACCTCTCCCGTCCGGACAAGCGCAACGCGATGACCGTCCCGCTCATGCGGGATCTGATCACTGCTTTCGAGGCGGTCGACGCCGACGAGGAGGTTCGGGCGGTGACGCTGCTCGGCGAAGGACCCGTCTTCTGTGCCGGCATGGATTTGGAGATGATGCGCGACCGGGTCGAGCCCGACGCCGAGATCGATCGCGACGTCTTCCCCGAGGTCCTCGAGACCATCGAAGAGTTCCGGCGGCCGGTCGTCGCCGGGATCAAACGCGCCGCGCCCGCGGGGGCGTTCGAACTCACGCTGCCCTGTGACTTCCGGGTCATCGGCCGCGAGGCTAAGTACGGCCTGCTCGAGGTGCGACTCGGGACCTTCCCCCACGCGGGCGGCACCCAGCGCCTGCCGCGCCTCGTCGGGCTCTCGAAGGCCAAGGAGATCGTCCTCACCGGGGAGTTCGTCGATCCCGAGGACGCCGCCGACATGGGGCTGGTCCACGAGGTCGTCGACACCGAGGCCGTCGACGAGCGCGCGAAGGCGTTCGCCGACGACCTCTGCGAGAACGCGCCGCTGGGCCTGCGCAATGCGAAGCGGGCGCTCAACGCCGCCCTCGAGCTGCCGCTCGAGCGGGGGCTGGAGTACGAACGCCAGTTGGCCTACGAACTCGACGACACTCACGACTACCGAGAGGGGTTCGAAGCGCGTCTCGAGGACCGCGAGCCGGAGTTTCGCGGCGAATAG
- a CDS encoding glycosyltransferase family 2 protein, with the protein MELSVVVSTLNDRERLLSCLDALSERTPSATEIVVVNGPSSDGTTGVVRDRSDVDVLVEISERNSNVSRNAGLRAATGDVVAFLDGEYAIEYSWYDAVERAIADGTDVVTGPVTGGELDYDLQNPHTVAGRSVTHFDGNNVAFDRTVLEALDGFDEYLEVGGERDCAHRLAGLGFETEWDAGMAARCEVGTDGGQTDRDWGDTYRSRAYRLAKNYGVRPTTVGRIVGSALRDGTAGVRDVVTGDATPTDWVGNGTDVVANATGGLRDGLRARWADRSSRRNPNGLSKRHDRAVRVYDRR; encoded by the coding sequence ATGGAGCTCTCGGTAGTGGTATCGACGCTCAACGACCGAGAGCGATTACTCTCGTGTCTCGACGCGCTCTCCGAGCGGACGCCGTCCGCGACGGAAATCGTCGTCGTCAACGGCCCTTCCTCCGACGGGACGACCGGCGTCGTCCGCGACCGTTCGGACGTCGACGTCCTCGTCGAAATCTCCGAACGGAACTCGAACGTCTCGCGCAACGCCGGCCTTCGCGCTGCGACGGGTGACGTCGTCGCCTTCCTCGACGGAGAGTACGCGATCGAGTACAGCTGGTACGACGCCGTCGAGCGCGCGATCGCCGACGGCACCGACGTCGTCACCGGCCCCGTGACCGGCGGAGAACTCGATTACGACCTGCAGAATCCGCACACTGTCGCCGGGCGCAGCGTCACCCACTTCGACGGCAACAACGTCGCGTTCGATCGGACCGTCCTCGAGGCCCTGGACGGGTTCGACGAGTACCTCGAGGTCGGCGGCGAACGCGACTGCGCCCACCGCCTGGCCGGCCTCGGCTTCGAAACCGAGTGGGACGCGGGGATGGCCGCCAGGTGCGAGGTCGGCACCGACGGCGGGCAGACCGACCGCGACTGGGGGGACACTTACCGCTCCCGGGCCTACCGACTCGCGAAGAACTACGGCGTGCGGCCGACGACGGTCGGCCGAATCGTCGGGAGCGCCCTCCGCGACGGGACCGCGGGCGTTCGGGACGTCGTCACCGGTGACGCGACGCCGACCGACTGGGTCGGAAACGGGACCGACGTCGTCGCAAACGCCACCGGCGGACTCCGCGACGGACTGCGGGCCCGCTGGGCCGACCGATCGTCCCGTCGGAACCCGAACGGGTTGTCCAAACGCCACGACAGAGCGGTGCGGGTCTACGATCGGCGGTAG
- a CDS encoding class I SAM-dependent methyltransferase yields the protein MKGQEWYQADDVAEEYDDKRFSRGGQLIDRREKEAVLEAIMPVEDRNILEIACGTGRFTVMLAQQGADVVGLDISAAMLQQGREKTKDAALEGTLEFLRGDAGRLPFPDDHFDTVIAMRFFHLADDPEAFLEEMRRVSRDQIVFDTFNRFSARSIYNWALPMGSRLYSKSEVAILLAKTNLTLEDVEDDFIAPYGLYRSIPNELATPIRTLDELIGSLPVTDHLASVSYWNTRVR from the coding sequence GTGAAAGGACAGGAGTGGTACCAGGCCGACGACGTCGCCGAGGAGTACGACGACAAGCGCTTCTCCCGGGGCGGTCAGCTCATCGACCGTCGGGAGAAGGAAGCAGTCCTCGAGGCGATCATGCCCGTCGAGGACCGGAATATCCTCGAAATCGCCTGTGGTACCGGGCGGTTTACCGTGATGCTCGCCCAGCAGGGCGCCGACGTCGTGGGACTCGATATCTCGGCGGCGATGTTACAGCAGGGACGGGAGAAGACGAAGGACGCGGCCCTCGAGGGAACCCTGGAGTTCCTCCGCGGGGACGCGGGCCGGCTCCCGTTTCCGGACGATCACTTCGACACCGTCATCGCGATGCGGTTTTTCCACCTCGCGGACGACCCGGAGGCCTTCTTGGAGGAGATGCGCCGGGTGTCTCGGGATCAGATCGTCTTCGACACGTTCAACCGATTTAGCGCGCGCAGCATCTACAACTGGGCGCTGCCGATGGGATCGCGGCTCTACTCGAAGAGCGAAGTGGCGATTCTCTTAGCGAAGACGAACCTGACGCTGGAGGACGTCGAAGACGACTTCATCGCTCCGTACGGGCTCTACCGGTCGATCCCCAACGAGCTCGCGACGCCGATCCGGACGCTCGACGAGTTGATCGGGTCGCTGCCGGTGACCGACCACCTCGCGTCGGTCTCCTACTGGAACACCCGCGTCCGGTGA